Proteins encoded together in one Maricaulis maris window:
- a CDS encoding DUF1465 family protein, which produces MTDSHTPTLFPAGGAPAARAQDFAASEMFQKLFREGMDLVEETASYLDGPGRDDSKSLDRAGALSYATESMKLTTRLMQAASWLLAQRAVAEGEMSAESATDGKYRLSADRPSENLWPESETPPAILGDLVRRSRSLYARLKRIDDNLYVDGVLDAEANPVADQMAMLRGAFGQR; this is translated from the coding sequence ATGACCGATAGTCACACACCGACCCTCTTCCCCGCAGGCGGCGCACCCGCTGCCCGCGCCCAGGACTTCGCCGCTTCGGAGATGTTTCAGAAGCTGTTCCGCGAAGGCATGGACCTGGTCGAGGAGACCGCGAGCTATCTCGATGGTCCGGGTCGTGACGACTCCAAGTCGCTCGATCGGGCCGGCGCGCTGTCCTATGCAACCGAAAGCATGAAGCTGACGACACGCCTGATGCAGGCCGCGTCCTGGCTGCTGGCGCAGCGGGCTGTTGCCGAAGGCGAAATGTCGGCCGAGAGCGCGACCGACGGCAAGTATCGCCTGTCAGCCGATCGACCGAGCGAGAATCTGTGGCCGGAAAGCGAAACCCCGCCAGCCATTCTCGGCGACCTCGTTCGTCGCTCCCGCTCGCTCTATGCCCGCCTCAAGCGCATCGATGATAATCTCTATGTCGACGGCGTGCTCGACGCGGAAGCCAATCCGGTCGCCGACCAGATGGCCATGCTGCGCGGCGCTTTCGGGCAGCGCTAG
- the rpmE gene encoding 50S ribosomal protein L31: MKKDTHPEYHIINVVMTNGTTFQTKSTWGKEGDTINLDIDPTSHPAWTGGNQHLLDRAGRVSRFKDKFKGFA, encoded by the coding sequence ATGAAAAAGGATACCCATCCCGAGTATCACATCATCAATGTTGTGATGACCAACGGGACCACCTTCCAGACCAAATCCACCTGGGGCAAGGAAGGCGACACCATCAACCTCGACATCGATCCGACGTCGCACCCGGCCTGGACCGGCGGAAACCAGCACCTGCTTGACCGCGCCGGCCGCGTTTCGCGCTTCAAGGACAAGTTCAAGGGCTTCGCGTAA
- a CDS encoding alpha/beta hydrolase, with product MPQLIVLFVLLVFAPGLVLAQANAPASPVSDGTPITFGTSHRIDSAILGEPRTLTVWLPPGHDTAETPYTVLYLIDGGVEQDYPHIAGLAQLGVVGWQFQPLIVVGIETGERIHELTPAPQDPRYRDSFDTSGGAADFRAYIAEEVIPFIESHYRVGERRAIIGESLAGLFIVDTLLEQPDLFDDYIAVSPSLWWDDQAASQGAAEHLVAANREDWRLYLTMADEGGTMQSGLDRLLTALQDTPGAPDWRYVDRRDSETHATVFHPAALDALRWLYSYPPYDYGPAPWYLREDASPGDDD from the coding sequence GTGCCGCAACTGATTGTCCTGTTCGTGCTTCTGGTCTTTGCCCCGGGCCTTGTCCTGGCACAGGCGAACGCCCCCGCATCCCCCGTCTCTGACGGTACCCCGATCACCTTTGGCACCAGCCATCGGATCGACTCGGCCATTCTGGGTGAGCCCCGGACGCTCACTGTCTGGCTCCCGCCCGGCCACGACACCGCCGAGACGCCCTACACCGTGCTCTACCTGATCGATGGCGGCGTCGAGCAGGACTACCCCCACATTGCCGGCCTGGCGCAGCTGGGTGTTGTCGGCTGGCAATTCCAGCCGCTGATCGTGGTCGGCATCGAGACCGGTGAGCGCATTCATGAGCTCACGCCGGCTCCGCAGGACCCGCGCTATCGTGACAGCTTCGACACCTCAGGCGGCGCTGCCGATTTCCGCGCCTATATCGCCGAGGAGGTCATCCCCTTCATCGAAAGCCACTACCGGGTGGGGGAGCGGCGCGCCATCATCGGGGAAAGCCTGGCCGGCCTGTTCATCGTCGACACCCTGCTGGAGCAACCTGACCTGTTTGACGACTACATCGCCGTCTCGCCCAGCCTGTGGTGGGATGACCAGGCGGCCAGCCAGGGTGCCGCGGAACATCTGGTAGCGGCCAACCGTGAGGACTGGCGCCTCTACCTCACCATGGCGGATGAAGGCGGCACCATGCAGTCCGGGCTGGATCGTCTGCTCACCGCGCTTCAGGACACGCCGGGCGCGCCGGACTGGCGCTATGTGGACCGCCGTGACAGCGAGACCCACGCCACGGTCTTCCACCCGGCCGCCCTCGACGCCCTGCGCTGGCTCTACAGCTACCCGCCCTATGATTACGGCCCAGCCCCCTGGTATCTGCGCGAGGATGCCAGCCCGGGTGATGACGACTAG